Genomic DNA from Candidatus Sphingomonas phytovorans:
CTCCGCTCGACGACGTCGCTCATGCGGAACGCTTCGCTGCCCTTTTCGGCCATCAACGAGGCGGCGGATTCGAGGATTCGCTCGAAACGCTCGCGGCTGCGCCGCTGCGTTGGGACCAGCCGGGCCATGCCGCCGCCGTCTCCGTCCGCCCCACCCTGTCCCGCCTTCGCCGCCACCGATCGTCCTTCTTCCCGGATGCTTGACGAACAAAATACGAGAGTTTATCGGGTTTAGCAAATACGAGGAGTTCTCGTATTTGCTAAACCCGAAGGAACCCGATCAATGACGAACGAGTCCCCGATCCTGATCATCGGCGGTGGCGGCAAGACCGGCCGGCGCGTCGATTCACTGCTGTCCGCGCGCGGCATCGCCACCCGGCCGGTTTCGCGCTCGACACCGATCCCGTTCGACTGGCTCAATCCCCAGGGCTGGGGCGCGGCGCTTGATGGCGTCTCCAGCGCCTATGTCACCTTCCAGCCCGATCTCGCGGTCGACGGCGCGGCCGACGCCATCGCCGAACTGGGGCGACTCGCCCGCGAAAAGGGCCTTGAGCGGATCGTGCTCCTGTCAGGCCGAGGCGAACCCGGCGCGCAGCGTGCCGAGGCCGTCCTGCAAGCCTCGGGCGTGCCATGGACCATCGTGCGGGCAAGCTGGTTCAACCAGAATTTCAGCGAAGGCTATCTGATCGGCGGCATCCTGGCGGGCGAGGTGGCGCTGCCCGCCGGCGCCATGCGCGAACCGTTCATCGACGCCGACGACATCGCCGACGTTGCGGTGGCGGCGCTGACCGATGCGCGCCACGCCAACCGCCTCTACGAAGTGACTGGCCCGCGCGCGCTGACCTTTGCCGAGGCGGTAGCGGAGATCGCCGCCGCGACGGAAAGGCCGATCAGCTATACCCGCATCTCGCCGGAAGCGTTCGCCGACGGGCTGCGACCTTATGTGGAGGCGGATATCGTCGACCTGTTGCACGACCTCTTCACCGTCGTGCTCGACGGCCGCAACGAGCAGGTGACGCATGGCGTCGAAGAAGCATTGGGGCGTCCGGCCCGCAGCTTTTCGGACTATGTGCGCCGTACGGCGGACTCGGGGGCGTGGCGGGTCTGAATAGCGCGAACCCGTTCAGGGGGCGGTCTTGTTGCCGGTCGCGCGATCAAGTCCCTCGGGGGTCGCAATCTGCAACAGGCCGCTGTCCTGCAGGATGACGACCCAGGCGCGCCCGTCCTCGCAATGCGCGGTCCAGGCAGGGTGGCCTTCCACCGGCGCGCGCGGTTCCGAGCTGGAGACCGCCTGGCAATCGCTGCCCGAATCGTCGAGCGCACGGTAGAAGACGACGTCACGCTGCTTCGGCGCGAGCGCATTGATCCGCGCGAGATAGTCGACGTTCGGCTTGGCTGGGGCCTGGGCCGGCACCTGGGCGGTCGCATTCTGCTGCGACGCGGGCTGGCCGCAGCCTGAAAGTGCCAGGGTAAGCACCGGGACAAGACCGGAAGCGAGCATAAGGAACTTCATCGCGACGACTCCGAGGTGATCCCCTCAGTCTCCGCCAATCAGCCGTCGCCGTGAAGATGAAAACGCGCGATTCCGATCAGCCAGCTTGAAACCGCGTCCAGGCCAGCTCTACCGGCATCGCCTCGTCGCCAAGCGCCATGGTCCGCTCGTCCTTTTCCGCGCTCGCCGCATCGAGCCTGAATCCCTCCGCCTCCAGCCGCGCGTCGATCCAGGCATCGCGGCGCGCGGCGAGCAACTCCCACAGGCCGGCACAGGCACCGCCATTGGCACGGGTGCGCCAGCCATGGCCGAAAAAATGCGCCGGGCACCGCTCATAGAGACTGACGACTGCGCCGATCTCGCCGCGCGCAGTATCCGCGCCGAGATCCGGGCGATCGTGCTGGAGCGCCTCCAGCCGCGCGCCCGCCTTGTCCAGGTCGCGCAGGATCGCGAACAGCGTCGCGATGGCGGGATCGGCGGTCCAGGC
This window encodes:
- a CDS encoding NAD(P)H-binding protein, which produces MTNESPILIIGGGGKTGRRVDSLLSARGIATRPVSRSTPIPFDWLNPQGWGAALDGVSSAYVTFQPDLAVDGAADAIAELGRLAREKGLERIVLLSGRGEPGAQRAEAVLQASGVPWTIVRASWFNQNFSEGYLIGGILAGEVALPAGAMREPFIDADDIADVAVAALTDARHANRLYEVTGPRALTFAEAVAEIAAATERPISYTRISPEAFADGLRPYVEADIVDLLHDLFTVVLDGRNEQVTHGVEEALGRPARSFSDYVRRTADSGAWRV